A window of Fodinibius salicampi contains these coding sequences:
- a CDS encoding TrmH family RNA methyltransferase produces MISASNRQQTLLRKLNRKKHRYSERLFFVEGDRAVRQIAGNQVVTIKTLFFDDSQHYWTQDEWLPWIKRLDARKLDTGIFHEVTDTENPQGVLALCEMPDETTVSKLCDQEGIIIALDSIQDPGNVGTIIRTASWFGAAALLSGKGTVDLFHPKVVRSTAGATGAVGYLNGDLLDILPEFEENDWSVILLNKSSDSAPLSEVQANRKTIVVVGNEAHGIDNKLIKKDRTQAVIPAFHDQPAVESLNAAIATSIALYSLTID; encoded by the coding sequence ATGATATCAGCCTCTAATCGTCAGCAAACACTTCTCAGAAAACTAAATCGGAAAAAACACCGCTATAGTGAACGCCTCTTTTTTGTGGAGGGCGATCGGGCTGTTCGACAAATTGCCGGAAATCAGGTGGTAACGATTAAAACATTATTTTTTGATGACTCCCAACATTATTGGACGCAGGATGAATGGCTGCCATGGATCAAAAGGCTTGATGCAAGGAAACTGGATACCGGAATATTTCATGAGGTTACGGATACCGAAAATCCTCAGGGAGTTTTGGCATTATGTGAAATGCCGGATGAAACCACCGTGAGTAAATTGTGTGACCAGGAGGGGATAATTATTGCGCTGGACTCTATTCAAGATCCGGGAAATGTGGGAACTATCATTCGTACGGCATCCTGGTTTGGCGCTGCAGCACTTCTCTCCGGCAAAGGAACCGTCGATCTTTTTCATCCCAAAGTTGTACGCAGTACGGCAGGAGCCACAGGAGCGGTCGGATATCTTAATGGGGATCTTTTGGATATCCTGCCGGAATTCGAAGAGAATGATTGGTCTGTCATATTGCTCAATAAAAGCAGTGATTCGGCGCCTCTATCGGAAGTACAGGCAAACAGAAAAACGATTGTTGTAGTCGGAAATGAAGCACATGGCATTGACAATAAACTTATTAAAAAGGATCGTACACAGGCCGTAATACCGGCTTTTCATGACCAACCAGCTGTAGAAAGTTTGAACGCTGCTATTGCTACTTCTATAGCCCTATACAGCCTGACTATAGATTGA
- a CDS encoding PhoH family protein produces MPSAKKQKIYVLDTSVLLYDSDAVKNFQQNDIAIPITVLEEIDTFKKGNDVINLHAREFSRYLDKISDKNLLQKWIPLNGKTHGKLRVLSDENSEVDAAEVFGKKKNDHRILNSVLRLIEKEPEKKVVLVSKDINLRIKARALNIDAEDYETIRIKDIDHFYRGKTEICYDDTDIIDRFYQKEILDIDAVTSEAPTSNHFYILKNHSSSALGYYNDQKEIIELVRKKTAYGVKPRNAEQTFAMHAILNPENLLVTITGAAGTGKTLLALAGAMEQRHNFQQIYLARPIVPLSNNDIGYLPGDINSKIDPYMQPLWDNLTFIKNQFTQNSKEYKKVEEMVETEKLRIIPLAYIRGRSLSNIIFIVDEAQNLTPHEVKTIITRAGENTKIIFTGDIYQIDTPYLDTQSNGLSFLIDRMQDNDLYAHINLEKGERSELANLASKLL; encoded by the coding sequence ATGCCTTCGGCTAAAAAGCAAAAGATATACGTTCTCGACACTTCCGTTCTCTTATATGATTCTGATGCCGTTAAGAATTTTCAGCAGAATGATATTGCTATTCCAATTACAGTATTGGAAGAGATTGATACTTTTAAGAAGGGAAATGATGTAATCAATCTCCACGCCCGGGAGTTTAGTCGTTACCTGGACAAGATTTCTGATAAGAATTTGTTGCAGAAATGGATTCCACTCAACGGAAAAACACATGGGAAACTTCGGGTGCTCAGTGATGAGAATAGTGAGGTGGATGCTGCAGAGGTGTTCGGCAAAAAGAAAAATGACCACCGGATCCTAAATTCCGTACTCAGACTGATAGAGAAAGAGCCTGAAAAGAAAGTTGTTTTGGTTTCTAAAGATATTAATCTGCGTATTAAGGCCCGGGCGTTGAATATAGATGCTGAGGACTACGAGACTATTCGAATTAAGGATATCGATCATTTTTACAGAGGCAAAACGGAGATTTGCTATGACGATACCGATATTATTGACCGGTTCTATCAAAAAGAGATATTAGATATTGATGCTGTCACTTCTGAAGCACCTACCAGTAATCATTTTTATATTTTGAAAAATCATTCCAGTTCGGCTCTGGGCTACTATAATGATCAAAAAGAGATAATCGAGCTGGTTAGAAAGAAAACCGCTTATGGGGTAAAGCCCCGTAATGCTGAACAAACTTTTGCAATGCATGCCATTTTGAATCCGGAAAACCTTTTGGTAACCATTACCGGGGCTGCTGGAACCGGAAAAACACTGCTGGCGCTGGCCGGGGCTATGGAACAACGCCATAACTTTCAACAGATTTATTTGGCCCGCCCTATTGTACCGCTCAGTAATAACGATATTGGTTATTTACCTGGCGACATTAATTCAAAAATTGATCCCTATATGCAGCCTTTATGGGATAACCTGACGTTTATCAAGAATCAATTTACACAGAATAGTAAGGAGTATAAGAAAGTTGAAGAAATGGTAGAGACTGAAAAGCTTCGCATCATTCCCCTGGCATACATTCGGGGACGCAGCTTGTCAAACATCATTTTTATTGTGGATGAGGCTCAGAATCTGACGCCACATGAGGTGAAAACCATTATCACACGGGCCGGAGAGAATACCAAGATTATCTTTACCGGTGATATCTACCAGATTGATACGCCCTATTTGGATACGCAGAGTAATGGACTTTCTTTTCTGATAGATCGAATGCAGGATAATGACCTGTATGCTCATATTAACCTTGAGAAGGGCGAACGCTCTGAACTTGCGAACCTGGCAAGTAAGTTGTTATAA
- a CDS encoding NAD(P)/FAD-dependent oxidoreductase has protein sequence MHKRKLAVIGGGAAGFFAGINAARQYPELKVTIFERSREVLSKVRISGGGRCNVTHHCFDPAILAKAYPRGQKELRWAFEQFQAKDTVNWFEQRCVELKTESDGRMFPVTDDSKTIIRCLKSEAQKHGVEVRTKTAVTNITPIDDNRYQVGLHGQQSMSSDAVVIATGGSNRSNKYDWLRELGHSIVEPVPSLFTFNFRHKIFEDLAGISVPDASVAIKGTNFRHEGPILITHWGLSGPAVLKTSAWAARYLYQEDYRFVIKVNWLHPKTQQEVRAVINQLRNRNARKKITKQDRFPLPNRLWKRFLELTEANNQLRWAELSNEQVHRLVQYLTNAEYEIQGKTTYKEEFVTSGGVPLDEIDMGTMESKLRPNLYFAGEVLNIDGITGGYNFQSAWTTGWIASKHL, from the coding sequence ATGCATAAACGAAAATTAGCAGTTATTGGCGGAGGTGCTGCGGGGTTCTTTGCCGGCATTAACGCCGCTCGGCAATACCCAGAATTAAAAGTCACCATATTTGAACGAAGTCGGGAAGTACTCTCGAAAGTACGTATTTCCGGCGGTGGCCGGTGTAACGTAACTCACCACTGCTTCGATCCTGCAATACTGGCAAAGGCATATCCGCGTGGACAAAAAGAATTACGATGGGCATTTGAACAGTTTCAGGCAAAAGATACCGTAAACTGGTTTGAGCAACGGTGCGTGGAACTGAAAACAGAGAGCGATGGGCGCATGTTTCCGGTAACTGATGATTCGAAGACCATAATCCGCTGCTTGAAATCAGAAGCCCAGAAGCATGGTGTGGAAGTTCGCACCAAAACTGCTGTAACTAACATTACTCCTATTGATGATAATCGCTACCAGGTTGGCCTTCACGGCCAACAGTCAATGAGTAGTGATGCGGTCGTTATTGCTACCGGCGGATCTAATCGCAGCAATAAGTATGACTGGCTGCGTGAATTGGGTCATTCGATTGTTGAGCCGGTCCCTTCCCTCTTTACCTTTAATTTTCGACATAAAATATTCGAGGATCTGGCTGGCATATCTGTTCCTGATGCTTCTGTTGCTATCAAAGGGACAAACTTCCGGCACGAAGGCCCTATTCTCATTACCCACTGGGGATTAAGTGGGCCAGCTGTGCTCAAAACTTCTGCCTGGGCTGCTCGATATCTCTATCAGGAGGATTATCGATTTGTCATAAAAGTGAACTGGCTTCATCCAAAAACGCAGCAGGAAGTCCGGGCGGTAATAAACCAGCTTAGGAATCGTAATGCCCGGAAGAAAATTACCAAGCAAGATCGCTTTCCCCTCCCCAATCGGCTGTGGAAACGCTTTTTAGAACTGACAGAAGCCAATAACCAATTGCGCTGGGCCGAACTTTCCAATGAACAGGTACACCGGCTGGTACAGTACCTCACGAATGCGGAATATGAGATTCAGGGGAAAACAACGTACAAAGAAGAGTTCGTAACCAGTGGGGGCGTCCCGTTGGATGAAATCGATATGGGAACCATGGAAAGTAAACTTCGACCCAACCTCTATTTTGCCGGTGAAGTACTCAATATTGATGGTATCACCGGAGGATATAATTTTCAATCGGCATGGACTACCGGCTGGATTGCCTCAAAACATCTATAA
- the amaB gene encoding L-piperidine-6-carboxylate dehydrogenase: protein MDFLKKLGIEGTNPGTSTGQKFYGSGAKEKLSSYTPIDNTQIADTTITTREEYDKVVETAQKAFKEWRMVPAPKRGDIVRQIGLELREHKEDLGRLVTYEMGKIYQEGLGEVQEMIDICDFAVGQSRMLYGKTMQSERPRHRMYEQWHPLGITGIISAFNFPVAVYSWNAMIAAICGNVMIWKGSEKTPLCGIAVQNIIAKVLKRNDLPEGIFNLITGDREVGEWMTEDERIPLISATGSIRMGREVAKTVGARLGKTILELGGNNAIIVSKDADLEMAARAIAFGSVGTCGQRCTSTRRLIIHEEVFDQLKERLVEIYKDVNIGNPLDEDTLVGPLIDQDAVNSMQFALNELKKQGGEVVYGGEKLDDNHLEGNNYVRPAIVTAKNEWDIVQEETFAPILYLIKYRDFDEAIAKHNGVKQGLSSSVFTLNLREAETFLSARGSDCGIANVNVGTSGAEIGGAFGGEKDTGGGRESGSDAWKAYMRRQTNTINWSDELPLAQGIEFEVD from the coding sequence ATGGATTTTTTAAAAAAGCTAGGCATCGAGGGCACTAATCCGGGTACAAGCACCGGCCAGAAGTTTTACGGGTCAGGTGCAAAGGAAAAGCTATCGAGCTACACTCCTATTGATAATACCCAAATTGCTGATACTACCATAACAACACGGGAAGAGTATGACAAAGTAGTTGAAACAGCCCAAAAGGCATTTAAAGAATGGCGTATGGTTCCTGCTCCCAAACGAGGCGACATTGTACGTCAGATTGGCCTCGAATTGCGGGAACACAAGGAAGACCTTGGGCGTCTGGTGACTTATGAAATGGGTAAGATTTACCAGGAAGGTCTCGGGGAAGTACAGGAAATGATTGATATCTGTGATTTTGCCGTCGGTCAGTCACGCATGCTATACGGAAAGACCATGCAGTCTGAACGTCCCCGCCACCGTATGTATGAACAATGGCATCCTCTGGGAATAACTGGAATTATTTCAGCCTTCAATTTTCCGGTAGCCGTGTACAGCTGGAACGCCATGATTGCGGCTATATGTGGAAATGTCATGATTTGGAAAGGATCTGAAAAAACTCCTCTGTGTGGTATTGCCGTACAAAATATTATTGCTAAAGTTCTGAAGCGTAATGATCTGCCGGAAGGAATTTTCAATCTCATTACCGGTGATCGCGAAGTAGGAGAATGGATGACCGAAGATGAGCGGATTCCCTTAATCTCTGCTACCGGTTCCATCCGGATGGGACGGGAAGTAGCTAAAACTGTGGGCGCACGCCTCGGAAAAACGATCCTTGAACTAGGGGGAAATAACGCTATCATTGTTTCTAAAGATGCAGATCTTGAAATGGCTGCCCGTGCGATTGCGTTTGGCTCTGTAGGTACCTGCGGACAACGCTGTACTTCTACCCGTCGACTAATTATTCATGAAGAAGTTTTTGACCAGCTTAAAGAACGACTGGTTGAAATTTATAAAGATGTTAATATCGGTAATCCCCTGGATGAAGATACACTGGTGGGACCGCTCATTGATCAAGACGCTGTTAACAGTATGCAATTCGCCCTTAACGAATTAAAAAAACAAGGTGGCGAAGTTGTATACGGTGGAGAAAAACTTGATGATAATCATCTGGAAGGAAATAACTATGTACGACCAGCAATAGTCACAGCTAAGAATGAATGGGATATCGTTCAGGAAGAAACGTTTGCTCCTATCCTTTATCTTATAAAATACCGTGACTTCGACGAGGCTATTGCGAAGCATAATGGCGTCAAACAGGGACTCAGCTCCTCTGTTTTTACTCTTAATCTCCGCGAAGCGGAAACCTTTTTAAGTGCTCGCGGTTCTGATTGTGGCATTGCTAATGTGAATGTCGGTACTAGTGGAGCCGAAATAGGAGGAGCCTTCGGTGGAGAAAAAGATACCGGAGGAGGACGAGAATCAGGTTCGGATGCCTGGAAGGCCTACATGCGCCGCCAGACCAATACTATCAATTGGAGCGATGAGCTACCATTAGCCCAGGGGATTGAATTTGAGGTAGATTAA
- the murI gene encoding glutamate racemase, with amino-acid sequence MNNKAPIGIFDSGIGGLTVMKDIVEHLPSYDYLYLGDSARTPYGNRSFESIYQFTLQCVKFLFKQNCSLIILACNTASAKALRTIQQRDLPTIAPEKRVLGVIRPTAEVIGLHSDTGHVGVLGTSGTVQSGSYEIEIAQQFPNLSIYQQACPMWVPLVENHEHNAPGADYFVTKYLDQLQQQSPAIDTLLLACTHYPLLLPKIRHTLDSNISVLSQGPIVAASLEDYLQRHPEIDEKCSTNGTHRFLTTDAPELFDQHTSTFFGQTVESEFVKV; translated from the coding sequence ATGAATAATAAAGCTCCTATTGGTATTTTCGACTCCGGAATAGGCGGATTAACGGTGATGAAGGATATTGTTGAGCATCTGCCTTCATACGATTATCTCTATCTTGGTGATAGTGCACGAACTCCATATGGAAATCGATCATTTGAATCTATTTACCAGTTCACACTGCAGTGTGTTAAGTTTCTCTTCAAGCAGAACTGCAGCCTGATTATACTGGCCTGCAACACGGCATCTGCTAAAGCATTGCGTACCATTCAGCAGCGGGATCTTCCCACAATAGCGCCTGAAAAACGAGTTCTCGGGGTTATTCGTCCTACCGCAGAGGTCATTGGCCTCCATTCCGATACAGGGCATGTAGGGGTATTGGGAACCTCCGGAACGGTGCAATCAGGCTCGTATGAGATTGAAATTGCACAACAGTTTCCCAATCTGTCAATCTACCAGCAAGCCTGTCCGATGTGGGTACCCTTGGTAGAGAATCATGAACACAATGCACCCGGTGCCGATTATTTTGTGACCAAATATCTGGATCAACTTCAGCAACAGTCACCGGCTATCGATACGCTTCTGCTGGCCTGCACGCATTATCCACTGCTTTTGCCCAAAATCCGCCATACGCTGGATTCCAATATATCTGTACTAAGTCAGGGTCCTATCGTAGCGGCAAGCCTGGAAGATTATTTACAAAGGCATCCTGAAATTGATGAAAAATGTTCAACAAATGGAACGCACCGGTTTTTAACAACGGATGCTCCGGAACTTTTTGACCAACATACCTCTACCTTTTTTGGGCAAACAGTAGAATCTGAATTTGTTAAAGTATAA